The following nucleotide sequence is from Candidatus Nezhaarchaeota archaeon.
GGGATTAAGCCTAGGCCCATGGCTATGGCGTTTAAGGCGAAGATTACGACAAGGCAGGCTAGGTACTTTCCCCAGCCCACCTTACCGATTAGCTCTAGGACTCTTCCGATCGAGAAGGCGTTGGAAAGCTTGCCTGTCTTAACCATGTGGGCTATGCCCATGGATAAAACTATGAAGAAGAGGAAAGCTAGGACGATGCCTAAGCCTACTAGCCCCCAGCTAACGAAGGGCCTGAAGGGGGGTGGTGGGAAGCCCTCCATGAACATTAGTCCGAGCCCCAGTAGGACCATGGGGATCAGCATGTAGATGACGGCGACCACGACCATCTTTAGCCCCTTGACCCAAAGCCCTAGGAAGCCCTCTAATTGAGGCGGAGCGTCGCTTTTAGGAGTCTCCTCGATAACCCTCCAACCGTAGCCCGCTACTATGAAATTTACAATAGGTATGATATTTAATACAACGAGGATGGCGTACCTACCAAGGTTCTCGACGAGCCTCTTCACGAAGCTAAAGGAGTCGCTAAGTACCTCTTCAAGCCTCGTAGAAAGTCCACCTGGGTAGCCTTACGCTTAAAAGTTATTTAAGACTTACTACTGTCCATGCCGGCGCTTTGGGGCGCGTAACATCAGCCTCCTTCAGAGCCCTTGAAGCA
It contains:
- a CDS encoding DUF4013 domain-containing protein; translated protein: MKRLVENLGRYAILVVLNIIPIVNFIVAGYGWRVIEETPKSDAPPQLEGFLGLWVKGLKMVVVAVIYMLIPMVLLGLGLMFMEGFPPPPFRPFVSWGLVGLGIVLAFLFFIVLSMGIAHMVKTGKLSNAFSIGRVLELIGKVGWGKYLACLVVIFALNAIAMGLGLIPYIGWIITILVSPLLLVFTTRAIAQLYHEAVKT